The Candidatus Thermoplasmatota archaeon nucleotide sequence CTGATAGAATAAAGTTGTTTTACCAACTCTTCTTAACCCCATAACAAGCAAAATTTGTCTATCATTCAGATATTTCAATATTTCATTAAATAAAGGTCTCTTGTAAGGCTTCAGCAAACCCTCCTTTACCTTCTTTGTAATCCACCAGTCGTTGAATAAAGTTTACTAATATAATCTAAGTTATGGACTTACTAAAGCCTCAAACCTTTCAGACAAAGCGCAACAACTCTCAAATTTTTTTATTTTATAATTATTCGCGCTTGCAAACTCTAAAGTCTTTTTAGAAGGCAATACTATCCTTGTAACTCCGGCTTTGAGCGCTGCCATTTCTACCTTTTCTTTATTCTTCCTAGAGCGCATGCAGCCAAGCGCAAGTTCAGCTTTTGGAAATATTTTTTTAGCGTAAGCGATAACATTCTTCCAATCTTTTGGCTTCGGCTCTTTAAAATTATCAAGCTCAGCACCTTCAGTTTGTCGAAAACCAATAAAAACTATTATTTCAGGCTTAAGCTCTTTCAACAGCTCGAGACAGCGGCTCTCTTCTCCAAACCCAATGCACAAATGAGGCACAACAGCAATGCCATAACTCTTTATTAATTTTATATTCTCCAGATAGTCTTGAGGTGTTTTATTCAATCCAAATACCTCTTTTATTTGGCGCATGCCAGCGATATCTACAGAAGCAATATCGATACAATCTGCTAGACCATCAAGAATGTTTCTATCAACAAACCCAGAATGAAGATTTATTATTAGATTAGTCTCTTTTTTTATTTTCCTTAGTGCTCTAGCAATTTTATTTAAATTCAGCAATCCACCTTTTTTATCATACCCGCCACTTATCAAGAGCCCAATAGTGCCTTTATCTGCAAGTCTTCTGCATAATTTAATGAATTTTTCAGCGGTATCAGCGCACAGCATATTCTTTAAATAAAACCCATTGCAGTGCCTGCATTTGAGAATGCATTTACTGCCTGAAATAGATACAGCAGGAAATTTAGGCTGCGGGTAATAAACTTTGAGTTTTTTCATCTTGCGCTCATTATCAACTTAACAAAATCCTCAGTTGAAGCGCCGACAACAAGCACGTTGCCAGCATAAAAATCCGAAAGCGCTTTGCGAATCTTTTCTTCTTCTAACTTTAAGCCTCTCAGTAAGTTCTCCAAATCTTCAATCTTCTCTTCAGGATGCATGAAAAAGTCGCCTGTAATTTTAGCACTCAGAATCACAGAATTTTTTACTTCTAATGAGCATTTAATTAATTTGCCACCCTCAACTTTCAGACTAGCGCTTAAAATTCCACTCTTTAGTTCCATATTTCTCATCCCTTAGCTTAGTGGCTAGCTCCAACTCATCTTTAGTTAAAAAGCCTTCTTCCAGCTCTATATCCAAAGCATTCTCAAACCCTTTTATCATTGCATTCACAACTTTATTTCTGTCAGCTTCGCCAAGCTCCCTTTTAATAGAAGTAACCCTTTCCTCAGCGCTCCGGATCAATTTATCACGCATTTTCTCGTCAGGTACTTTAAGCAGAGAGAACATTAGCTTTGGATTTACATCGCAAAGTATTGTGCCGTGCTGCAGAATAGTATTGAGCTTTCTTGTATGGGCAGAGCCTGAAATCTTCTTGCCGCTAACGAGAATATCATTGACAGGCTTGAATTCTGCATTTAGCCCCAAAATCTTGAACCCCTCAACCAATCCTTTACAAAGAACAGCATAAGAGTCAAGAATATTTTTAGGTATCTTTGCATTGCTTTCTGGTACGCTAACAGAATAAGTAATCTCGCCTTCAGTGTCGTGATAAACAGCTCCTCCACCTGTTATTCTCCTTACTACATCTACTTTACTCAATTTACAAGCTTCCAAATCTACCTCTTCATTTATACCTTGAAAATAGCCTATTGAGACTGCAGATGGAAGCCATGTAAAGAAGCGCACTGTAGGTTTTGATTTACCAGCTGCAATTTCCAGCAGCACAGCCTCCTCAATTGCCATGTTAGTAAAAGCATCTTTAGAGCCTGTAAGTAGCAAGCGCCAAACTTCCATAAAAGGAATAATAGGCTCAAAAATAAAAAGATTTGCTAACTAAAAACTCCGTAATCTTTCAGGTCTTCTTTCGCCGCTACTATTTCATTCTTGCTCAACTCTTTAGGATAATTGTATAAAGGTCCCATAACACGCTCGTTATAAAAAGGTCTTGTGCAGTAGCTGCAGCCGCTTGTTTGAAAAGGCTTACCTGAACTTATTTTGCGCTCAATAACTTCTTTCTCTATAGAAATTCTTACAAGCTTGCCTTTTTCAAACTTAAAATCATCTAGTTTTGCAATATTATTTGTGATAAGCCATCGTGCAAGTTGAATAGCTCTGTAGCGCTTAACCTCAGGCCAGCCAAGCTTTAACTTAATACCTTCTAGAGGTGTGTATGAGAAAAGCGCAACCACTGCTCCTAAGTCATTGAGTTTCCAAATCGTATTTATCAAATCAAAATCACTTTCACCTACCCCTGCAATTAAATGCACAGTTGTAGCGCCAAAAATATCAATAGCATCTTTTATTCCGATTATATATTCTTCCCAGCCGCCTGCTCCAGGCTTTAGTTTATAAAACAGCTCTTCAGTGGCACAATCCAAACCAATACCAACGTTACTCACACCCGCCTCTCTAAGTTTCAGAAGCTCTTGCCTATTCAAAGGATTTACACAAGCAGATATCAAAATATTACTTCTATAACGCAATTCTTTAATCAAGTAGATAAGGTCTTGCAAAAGTGCAGGATATCTTAGAGTTTGAATGCAAAGTCTCTTTACTGCTTTGTTAATTTGTAATTTTTCTAAGAGCTTTTCAAGCTCGAACTCAGGCCATGTAACTCTTGAAAGGAATTTTTTATCTGCTTTACTAGAAATAGCTTGCGCGCAAAACTTGCAATTTGCAATGCATTGCTTCCCAAGCATTAGATAGAGAGTTTGCTGAGGAACTGCAATTTTTCCATCAACAAGTCCAAGCATAATTGCCGAGCCCAGAGAAAGTTTGATTTTCATTCTTTTGAAAAAAGATAGTTTTATTTTCTATAAAATGCTTTTCATTGAGTAATGAGACTGCTATTCATTCATTCAGACTTCATAGAATACGAGCTTAAGGAAAAATTGAAATTTGCAGAAGAGTGTAAAGACAAAAAGAAAAAGATAGAAGAATGTCTTGTTGTATTTACTGCAATTGAAGAAAATGACGAAAAAAACAGTAGAAAAATTATTTCTCAAGCATGTAAAGAAATTGTAGATGTGGCAAAGACAGTGAAAGCTGATAAAATAGTTATCTATCCTTACGCACATCTAAGTTCTTGCTTGGCTTCTCCGAGTGAAGCAGTTCAAATATTAAAAAATTTGGAAAGCAGTTTGAGAGAGCTAAAGTGGCCTGTTACTAGAGCTCCTTTCGGCTGGTATAAGGCTTTTACACTTAAATGCAAGGGGCACGCGCTTTCAGAGTTATCTAAAGAAATAAAATTAGAAGAAGAGGTAACAAGGGAGGAGATCCTAGAAAAGATAAAAAGCGATTATTATATTTTGACTCCTGATTGCAAGGAAATAAAAGTAGAGCTTGATAAAATAGAAGAGCTTGAAATTTTGAAGAAAAATGACGCATTAAAGAAATTTATATATTCTGAGGAGCTAAAAGCGCCGGCAAAAGAGCCCCCTTCTGTAAAGGCGATGCAAAGGCTAGAGCTTGTAGACTATGAGCAAGCTAGTGACTCAGGGCATTTCAGATTCTATCCTAAAGGACATTTGATATTCAAGCTACTCGGTGCTTGGGCTTCTCAGGTAGCTGAAAAACTTAACTGCTTAGAGATAGGCACTCCAATATTATACGATTGGTCTGAAAAAGATATAAAGGAGCAGGCTAAAAGTTTCCATTTAAGGCATTACGTGATTAGAGCAGAGGATAGAAATTTTGTTTTGAGGTTTGCAGCTGATTTCGGATTGTTTAAAATACTGAAAGATGCAACTATAAGTTATAAAAATTTGCCTTTCCGGATATATGAGCTATCTAAAAGCTTCAGATACGAGCAGCGCGGCGAGCTTTGCGGATTGCGTAGACTAAGAGCCTTCCACATGCCAGATATCCATTCTTTTACTAAAGATTTAGAGCAGGGCTGGGAAGAGTTCAAGGAACTTTATTGCAATTACGTTGAGCTTGCAAATAGCGCAAATATAGAGTATGTGAATGCATTCAGAGTAGTTAAAGAGCATTATGAGAGTTGGAAACCTAAATTGTTAGAGTTAGTAAAATATTCAAAAGAGCCTGCTTGGATTGAAGTGCTATCAGGTAAAATTCATTACTGGGTTGCGAAGTATGAGCTTCAAGCTATAGATTCTGTTGGAGGTAACACTCAGCTCTGCACTGTCCAGCTCGACCTAGAAGATGCCTCTAGATACGGAATAGTTTATACTGATGGAGAGGGCAAGAAAAAAGGCACAATAATATGCCATTCTTCGATAGGCTCTCTGGAGCGCTGGCTTTATGCGTTTCTTGAAGAAGCTCTAAAGCTAAAAAAACCTGAGCTTCCATTTTGGCTTGCACCTACACAGGTTAGGCTTATACCTGTGAGCAACGACTTCTTGGAGGATTGCGAAAAGCTTGCTTCGCAACTAAAA carries:
- a CDS encoding radical SAM protein, translated to MKIKLSLGSAIMLGLVDGKIAVPQQTLYLMLGKQCIANCKFCAQAISSKADKKFLSRVTWPEFELEKLLEKLQINKAVKRLCIQTLRYPALLQDLIYLIKELRYRSNILISACVNPLNRQELLKLREAGVSNVGIGLDCATEELFYKLKPGAGGWEEYIIGIKDAIDIFGATTVHLIAGVGESDFDLINTIWKLNDLGAVVALFSYTPLEGIKLKLGWPEVKRYRAIQLARWLITNNIAKLDDFKFEKGKLVRISIEKEVIERKISSGKPFQTSGCSYCTRPFYNERVMGPLYNYPKELSKNEIVAAKEDLKDYGVFS
- a CDS encoding radical SAM protein, which encodes MKKLKVYYPQPKFPAVSISGSKCILKCRHCNGFYLKNMLCADTAEKFIKLCRRLADKGTIGLLISGGYDKKGGLLNLNKIARALRKIKKETNLIINLHSGFVDRNILDGLADCIDIASVDIAGMRQIKEVFGLNKTPQDYLENIKLIKSYGIAVVPHLCIGFGEESRCLELLKELKPEIIVFIGFRQTEGAELDNFKEPKPKDWKNVIAYAKKIFPKAELALGCMRSRKNKEKVEMAALKAGVTRIVLPSKKTLEFASANNYKIKKFESCCALSERFEALVSP
- a CDS encoding lipoate protein ligase C-terminal domain-containing protein; protein product: MELKSGILSASLKVEGGKLIKCSLEVKNSVILSAKITGDFFMHPEEKIEDLENLLRGLKLEEEKIRKALSDFYAGNVLVVGASTEDFVKLIMSAR
- a CDS encoding biotin/lipoate A/B protein ligase family protein; translation: MEVWRLLLTGSKDAFTNMAIEEAVLLEIAAGKSKPTVRFFTWLPSAVSIGYFQGINEEVDLEACKLSKVDVVRRITGGGAVYHDTEGEITYSVSVPESNAKIPKNILDSYAVLCKGLVEGFKILGLNAEFKPVNDILVSGKKISGSAHTRKLNTILQHGTILCDVNPKLMFSLLKVPDEKMRDKLIRSAEERVTSIKRELGEADRNKVVNAMIKGFENALDIELEEGFLTKDELELATKLRDEKYGTKEWNFKR
- a CDS encoding threonine--tRNA ligase, whose translation is MRLLFIHSDFIEYELKEKLKFAEECKDKKKKIEECLVVFTAIEENDEKNSRKIISQACKEIVDVAKTVKADKIVIYPYAHLSSCLASPSEAVQILKNLESSLRELKWPVTRAPFGWYKAFTLKCKGHALSELSKEIKLEEEVTREEILEKIKSDYYILTPDCKEIKVELDKIEELEILKKNDALKKFIYSEELKAPAKEPPSVKAMQRLELVDYEQASDSGHFRFYPKGHLIFKLLGAWASQVAEKLNCLEIGTPILYDWSEKDIKEQAKSFHLRHYVIRAEDRNFVLRFAADFGLFKILKDATISYKNLPFRIYELSKSFRYEQRGELCGLRRLRAFHMPDIHSFTKDLEQGWEEFKELYCNYVELANSANIEYVNAFRVVKEHYESWKPKLLELVKYSKEPAWIEVLSGKIHYWVAKYELQAIDSVGGNTQLCTVQLDLEDASRYGIVYTDGEGKKKGTIICHSSIGSLERWLYAFLEEALKLKKPELPFWLAPTQVRLIPVSNDFLEDCEKLASQLKARADIDDRDEKVARKIRDGEREWIPYIIVFGDRERESGKLPVRLRSGEIKEYSIQELTEELEKKLESYPYEALPLPRLLSKRVVFRG